Below is a genomic region from Methanobacterium sp..
TTCTTTAATTAATTAAAAAACAACCTGAATTTCAATTTTTTATTAATTGATCACTTAAAATGATAATTCAAAATCAACTTATTTACGCTATCATAGCTCCAAAAGCTCCCCCAACTGCCCCTAAAATTACGTCAACAATTATCTCAACCAGTAAAAGAACACCGAATGATTCCATTATATAGGGTCCTCCCCCCACAATTAATACGAGGATTACAGCAACTATACCCCCAAGAATTCCAATTAATCCGCCGTGAATAGCCCCATTCATCCAATTATAATTAACCATGTACCCCACAATTATACCTGCGGCTACAACACCAATATATGAACCAAAATTTCCAATAGCCTGGTTTAAAATTGAAGTAAATATAACTGTGAGAATGAAACCAATAATTACTGCCTTCCAGTTTACCATGTTAATTCCTCAATTAAAATATAACTGTAGTTAGACTATCATCATATAAAAAAGATGGTTAATTCCCATAAAACAAGATTATTTCATTAATACCTAAAAAAAGAATAAAAAAAATTACATCCTGCTTCCAGTTACTGCAGAACCTATAATACCACCAATTGCACCTATGATAATGTCAATTATCCATGCAATTATTAAAGCGACACCTATTATTGATCCGGCTAAACCAAATGAGGAACCAATTATTAATCCCAGTATTAAGGCTATTATTCCTCCGATAAGGCCTGCTATTCCACCATGCACTGCTCCTGTTGCTATATCTGTATCAACCATGTATCCTACTACTATACCTGCTATTAACACTGCTATCATTGGACCATAAATGAGAGAGACCATTCCAAAAATTATTGCAAGTACTATGGCTATAATAGCCCCTATGATTACTGCTCTCCAGCTAACTATCATAGTTCTCACCCCCTTTATTATTAACTTATACTATATTTTTATTAACAATCCCTAATATATTTTTCTTTAAGCTGTGACTTTTTGGGAAATATAAGTTTAAAAGGGTTAATATTTAAAAATAAGAGTAATTAAAATGTTTTACATGAATTTTTAAAAGGTTAAAAAAAATTAAAAAACAATTTTAAATCCAGTTCCACCCTTGACATTAAGCTCAATTTTTCCATTAAGCTGTTTTACCAATTTATTTACAAGTCTTAAACCAGAAGTTTCTGCATGCTCAAGTTCAAAACTTTCAGGGAGACCAATACCATTGTCAGACACATTTAACCATGTTTTATCGTTGGAGTGGAATTTAATTTGTACTTTCCCTTTAATTTCAGATTTAAATGCATGTTTAAGGGAATTTGTAACAAGCTCATTAATAATAAGGCCACATGGAATTGCAACATCAATATCAAGAGGTATACCTTCAATATCCATCTCAAGATTGATTAAATTAGAATTGACCCCATAGAAATCAAATAAATAATCAGTAAGATCTCTAATATACTCTGCAAAATCAATCATTGCAAAATCTTCAGACTGGCAAAGCTTTTCATTAATTAATTCAACAGCTTTTGCACGATTTTCAATTTCCTGATTAAATTCATTGGAATTTTTACATCCATTTTGCAAATATTCACTGTCTATTATACTTATAATTGTCTGCAGACTATTTTGAATTCTACTTTGAATTTCGTCGAGAAGTATCTTTTTCTCCTCTAGAGATGCCATAATTTCCTCTTCTGCCCGTTTACGCTCATTTATTTCTATTCTAAGTTGTTTATTTGCTTCTTTCAGGCCAAGAGTACGCTTTTCAACCAGTTCCTCCAGATGATCCCTGTGTTTTACCAGTTCTTCTTCTATCTGTTTCCTTTCAATGGCATAAAATATAGAACGTGCCAGTAATTTACCATCAACTTCTCCTTTCATCAGATAGTCTTGAGCTCCTTCATGTACTGCATCCAATGCAGCTTCCTCATCAGCAGCACCGCTCAATATTACAATAGGCATATGAGGGGCATTTTTATATGCTTCAATGAATGTTTCAATCCCAAAGGAGTCAGGTAAATTAAGATCAAGTAATAATACATCAAATTCATCATTTTTAATAGATTTAAGTCCTTCATCCAGACGTTCCACATGTTTAAAATCAAAACTAAATGAAGGGATTTCT
It encodes:
- a CDS encoding DUF5518 domain-containing protein; this translates as MVNWKAVIIGFILTVIFTSILNQAIGNFGSYIGVVAAGIIVGYMVNYNWMNGAIHGGLIGILGGIVAVILVLIVGGGPYIMESFGVLLLVEIIVDVILGAVGGAFGAMIA
- a CDS encoding DUF5518 domain-containing protein — translated: MIVSWRAVIIGAIIAIVLAIIFGMVSLIYGPMIAVLIAGIVVGYMVDTDIATGAVHGGIAGLIGGIIALILGLIIGSSFGLAGSIIGVALIIAWIIDIIIGAIGGIIGSAVTGSRM
- a CDS encoding response regulator; translation: MKLTRILIIEDNFKDVRLIQEMLKEIPSFSFDFKHVERLDEGLKSIKNDEFDVLLLDLNLPDSFGIETFIEAYKNAPHMPIVILSGAADEEAALDAVHEGAQDYLMKGEVDGKLLARSIFYAIERKQIEEELVKHRDHLEELVEKRTLGLKEANKQLRIEINERKRAEEEIMASLEEKKILLDEIQSRIQNSLQTIISIIDSEYLQNGCKNSNEFNQEIENRAKAVELINEKLCQSEDFAMIDFAEYIRDLTDYLFDFYGVNSNLINLEMDIEGIPLDIDVAIPCGLIINELVTNSLKHAFKSEIKGKVQIKFHSNDKTWLNVSDNGIGLPESFELEHAETSGLRLVNKLVKQLNGKIELNVKGGTGFKIVF